From the genome of Pseudomonas sp. AB6, one region includes:
- a CDS encoding metalloregulator ArsR/SmtB family transcription factor has product MNLRVPAIRHEYSDDLAALCKAGGDPLRLNVLRALANDSFGVLELAQIFAIGQSGMSHHLKVLSQAELVATRREGNAIFYRRALPHVGLPGGRLHAALLDEADDLTLPGDVQARISLVHRQRAAASQDFFARIAEKFRAQQDLIAGLPQYRESLLSLLDKLSFGPDATAVEVGPGDGGFLPELARRFRHVTALDNSPAMLELARQVCKREALGNVELQLADALSDADVRADCVVLNMVLHHFAAPAEALKQLGRLLQPGGSLLVTELCSHNQSWAKEACGDLWLGFEQDDLARWAIAAGLVPGESLYVGLRNGFQIQVRHFQRPTGDTHNRYNSGNPSR; this is encoded by the coding sequence ATGAACTTACGCGTGCCTGCCATTCGCCATGAATACAGTGACGACTTGGCCGCCTTGTGCAAAGCCGGGGGCGATCCGCTGCGACTCAATGTGCTGCGCGCCTTGGCCAACGATTCATTTGGCGTTTTAGAGTTGGCGCAAATTTTTGCCATCGGCCAATCCGGCATGAGCCACCATTTAAAGGTGCTGTCTCAAGCGGAACTGGTGGCGACGCGCCGCGAAGGCAATGCGATTTTTTACCGTCGCGCCCTGCCCCACGTAGGACTACCGGGCGGCCGGTTACATGCGGCGCTGCTCGACGAAGCCGATGATTTGACCTTGCCGGGCGACGTCCAGGCGCGTATCAGCCTGGTGCATCGGCAGCGAGCAGCCGCCAGCCAGGATTTTTTTGCCCGAATTGCGGAAAAGTTTCGCGCCCAGCAAGACTTGATCGCCGGTTTACCGCAATACCGCGAGAGCCTATTGTCGCTGCTGGACAAACTCAGCTTCGGCCCCGACGCAACGGCGGTGGAAGTGGGTCCCGGCGACGGTGGATTCTTGCCCGAGCTGGCACGGCGTTTTCGTCACGTCACTGCACTGGATAACAGTCCGGCAATGCTGGAGCTGGCCCGTCAGGTGTGCAAACGCGAAGCGCTGGGTAATGTCGAGTTGCAACTGGCCGACGCCTTGAGCGACGCCGATGTACGCGCCGATTGCGTGGTGCTGAATATGGTGCTGCACCATTTCGCCGCGCCAGCCGAAGCATTGAAACAGCTTGGTCGTTTGCTGCAACCAGGCGGTAGCTTATTAGTGACAGAGTTGTGTAGCCACAACCAGAGTTGGGCCAAGGAGGCCTGCGGCGATCTTTGGTTGGGTTTTGAACAGGATGATCTGGCCCGTTGGGCCATCGCTGCGGGACTTGTTCCCGGGGAAAGCCTCTATGTAGGCCTACGTAATGGTTTCCAGATTCAGGTTCGCCACTTTCAGCGACCCACTGGCGACACTCACAATCGGTACAATTCAGGAAACCCGTCCAGATGA